The candidate division WOR-3 bacterium genomic sequence ACTGGTATTGACATTATTAAACTTCTATATATAATTATTGTTAAAGGTGAGATAGCTCAGTTGGTAGAGCACAGGACTGAAAATCCTGGTGTCGGTGGTTCGATTCCACCTCTCACCAAAATTTCAAAAAATGAAAAACTTTTTGATATTTCTTTTTTCAATATTTATTGTAGTAGAAAGTGGGTGTAAGAAAGCAAAAGAGCCACTCCAAGAGACAAAAACAATAATAAAAGAGTATGCAAGGGGTATAGTTAAGCTTCCAGATAAGACAAAAACAATTACCGAACTAACTACTATTCGCCAAGCTCTGGAAATTTACAAAGCGGAAAAAGGGGAATATCCTCAAACACTTTCTGAGTTACAAATAAATGTGGAAAACCTTAGTGCTTACGAATATGATCCTGAAAAGGGTAAAGTAAAAAGTAAATATTATCCAAATCTTTAAATTCTAATTTTTTAAACTTCTTACAACCCCTACTAATTTCCCGATGATTGCAATCTCAGATTGGTGATAAATTTGAATATCGTATTCAGGATTAGATGGAATCAAAATGACCGTGCCCCCTATCTTTTCTACCTTCTTAAAAGTAATTTCTCCTTTCTCATCGTGACTATGGAAGATTGCTACCGCATATATATTTTTTATATGAATTTCTTTAATAGATGTATCTACAACAGCCCAATCTCCTTTTAAAATGCCCAAATTCTTCATACTATCGCTTTCTACTCTAAAAAGCGCAAAATCAGGACCTACGGGTAAAATCTCTTTCATATTAATATTTTTAACAACATTCTCGGGAGCAAGAATAGCTGTTTCCGGGAAAATCCCTTCCACATAAGGATAAGCTAATTCATCGGGTTTTTCCTCAAACAATTGATTAGGGGAAATCCCAAAAAGTTCACAAACCTTAAAAACTCTGGTTGTAGGAACACTATACTTACCCTTTTCCCAGGCTTGAATTGTAGTCCAATGGACCCCAAGCATTTGCCCCAACTCTTTAAGAGTCCATCCTTTATTTTTTCTAAACCTTCTTAACCTATTTCCTATTCTCTCTTTTGGTTCCATTTTTACCTTCCTTATATTTTATAAAAATTATAATAAAAAATTAAAAATTCGCAACCTTTTGAACTTTATTTTCCAAAATCTCTCTTTTACGACTTTTGCCGTTTTATAATTTTTCTCTAGTAGGATCTTATTAAAGGTGAAAATTTATCTATGTTTTTTCTTGTGTCTATTGGCCCTTCTTCTTTTTTTTCTCTTATGTGTTTTTATTTTTTTTAACTTTCTTTTTCTACCGCATGGCATAATTTCCCTCTATTTTCCTCCTTCTTAACTTAAAGAAAGATAAAATAAAAATGCTTTCCTGTCAAGGTTTTTATTTAAATGTAATGTTAAATACAAAGCAGATGGGATACTTTGAAGAAGTTTCGCACAAAAAGATTTATAGAATTACTACGAGGTTATAAAAAATATGCAACTCTTTGATATTTAAAAATCCGATTTGATCTCGTAAAATATACCAAAAAAGAGTCTATAAACCGAAGCCATATAGAGGTAGTATCAGAGAATGAAAAGAAACGGGCAAAATATCCATAAAAGTATTAATGAGCGATTCCAGAGTTCCTGTATCCCATAAAAACCAATATAAGGATTTTAGAAAAAGGAGATGAGCCAAAAGAATTGAAGAGTAAAAAATGATGGATCTTATAAAACAAAAATCGGTATGTTTTACTCAAACAAAATACCGATCTAAATGACATTCCGTTTTATTAAAGCTTTATGATTGCCGAATTAGAGTATAGGGCCAGATATGTATCAACTGACACATATTTTACCGCCTATTCTGAGAAGATTAGTATTGCTCATTTCTTCATATCTGTCATACTTTTATGTGAGTTATAAGAGAATATTAAGGAGGATACCTATTAAAGACAAAAACTAAGCTTGTTCACTGATTATTCTAAATCTTGACAAAACTTTTAGGAAAGAAGAAGGTTTTATCCCTAGATAGGTAAGCGGACCTTGTGAATTAACTCAAAGTGTAAACCTCGACACACTGTGGCAAATTTAAAACTAAGTTGAGCGATTTTTAAGTTTCAAAACCAAGAAAATATCCTTTTAATCTAGTGATGGGAAGGATTATAGCAATTAAATAAGAAGTTTTCTTTACAGAATTATATCATAGATGCTGTTTTTCGTGGAGGAGAGGTAAACATAGCCCCTTCTTT encodes the following:
- a CDS encoding S24 family peptidase — encoded protein: MEPKERIGNRLRRFRKNKGWTLKELGQMLGVHWTTIQAWEKGKYSVPTTRVFKVCELFGISPNQLFEEKPDELAYPYVEGIFPETAILAPENVVKNINMKEILPVGPDFALFRVESDSMKNLGILKGDWAVVDTSIKEIHIKNIYAVAIFHSHDEKGEITFKKVEKIGGTVILIPSNPEYDIQIYHQSEIAIIGKLVGVVRSLKN